One region of Wyeomyia smithii strain HCP4-BCI-WySm-NY-G18 chromosome 3, ASM2978416v1, whole genome shotgun sequence genomic DNA includes:
- the LOC129729909 gene encoding uncharacterized protein LOC129729909 isoform X1, whose amino-acid sequence MSVITRLNSPQFSLLPTLCSFPLVFLIYLFLKPQLLGFLRDLIILKEEWCNYLGEQSKSPWLRVASVMSDLSTNICFDALSVLNGSVQLVENVCSICGASHYTQNCPEFAKGDHIKDKPSLNLSRSSVPNGLLIMDGAGPDGTSCVVTSQKFAKGTRFGPLLAQKSYAPIKNIPFPLVLFATPFYYGNEFDFELQTLFNGRDVYLDTRNENKCNWMIHVSLARFSNEQNLICYQENDEIYYTAIKDIELGDILRVWYSRNYAAKIGTTLLEPSPYDICNNILRSVSLDYGLNLDQNQNYMDSFTSPSGVHHLHHQQPHHSASSSSSSTMMAGGSDMNNNSHIVSVPSGEVASSYDKISLPPIDSLMKTSSPKYTNHYHMFDLDLIGHAQVCDDYAQLSAPSQMHHSSQHHQHQSPSHAQIQHQQAVEMHQQQMVNSSFSTAYQTLPEDTLSPADLINISLGASDMNISFDSFSASNLIGYDGGSSSGSNLGDSGISVSGGQAMDKLHSRYSSSTDSLVTLNDNLGMVPATPAPSTSGALVVAPVAADSETDKKYPCEICLRKYMTKSNLDKHMRKHNMFLCVFCMKLFQLAEELKDHECTERKSKTAYLHCPKCLKVLSNSWSLQRHMKIHKDPNESVLGVPEESADKLLVEPKEPPVIFDEIETCALDELKPSIGTLEVTNEPLMLAVDETSDMIMETEQPLQSQEMDIEQEIESMQQSQSQPQQLSPMVIQSLTSLPAPQIPITNTCSSQEMITDVQAANGKQLYKCIVCAKLFKNPNALEKHLRKVHTVYTVSNDYKSEKKVITQISQKKTSPIKPAIAKALATKLTQKNKKIESNAAAGTSADFNSSVPMVPEQSIHVPRQYNKKKHSNKTITSSLAPPGSTMQIAQPTASTFSSGSPTATAASKSHSIIIISNLELTNNNLIDTSQLFLNQNSNALGNKIDLKVLNSTDKLPKLVPISNHGSHAHLSHQQPSASTGLLASAIVPTASQAIPTSQFQTVPITTLQSATSNMNGSTSGTLLDRIASSSQHGLNTIIETSGIVDESSSQLLTESPVNGEPHLLTLSPIKITNHHGSNEGHQGDRVAEASNTSFLSPDELSADANDSNQCDGDSESAQLTPTSYPCDECDKVFPKNYQLKRHMEIHDSTYYMCPYCDRSPLKAKTSVRKHLNTIHPERAPPKEEMNKFISTLVVKDEKILQELYAKHERKIRNKCAKLQAKQLQQQQQQQHQQQQQHQQQQVTSVRVIQQEASVELTGESVAPEEMLNSYQSDSCGDELEQHESPIENSERRCSASSNGCNEIRNDETSGPLKRKPITEGLAGVSATERRNNSTGEDGKKMRLVDANGHELRYLPASVASNNGALKYMRKKLIGLGEGSSSSNSNSHAHSMHPPGGGGGSGQGNGTHGPTTADNQMILDNLFDNISIENYEFDDNTSIQSYNLIEERFKTSFDQIQEKLDAELSFDEEQLKWQNNLMANDSSNEIGDKLLNVEENIMLI is encoded by the exons ATGAGCGTAATTACTCGATTGAATTCACCACAGTTCAGTCTTTTACCCACTCTCTGCTCTTTTCCTTTAGTctttcttatttatttatttcttaagCCACAGTTGTTGGGTTTTCTGCGCGATTTGATCATACTAAAAGAAGAGTGGTGCAATTATTTAGGCGAACAATCGAAAAGTCCGTGGCTCCGTGTGGCCTCAGTTATGAGTGACTTATCGACTAATATTTGTTTTGATGCATTATCTGTGCTAAATGGCAGTGTTCAATTGGTGGAAAATG TGTGCAGCATTTGTGGAGCCTCGCACTACACCCAGAATTGTCCAGAGTTTGCCAAAGGAGACCAT ATCAAAGATAAGCCTTCGCTTAACCTCTCAAGGTCATCGGTTCCAAATGGGCTGCTGATAATGGACGGGGCTGGCCCCGATGGAACCAGCTGCGTCGTGACGTCACAAAAGTTCGCCAAAGGAACGCGCTTCGGACCGCTGCTAGCGCAAAAATCCTACGCACCGATCAAGAACATCCCCTTTCCGCTGGTGCTTTTCGCGACCCCATTCTACTATGGCAACGAGTTTGACTTTGAGCTGCAGACACTGTTCAACGGGCGGGATGTGTATCTGGACACCCGGAACGAAAACAAGTGCAACTGGATGATCCACGTTAGTCTGGCGCGGTTTTCCAACGAACAGAATCTAATCTGCTATCAG GAAAACGACGAGATATACTATACAGCCATAAAGGACATCGAACTGGGCGACATCCTGCGGGTTTGGTACTCGCGCAACTACGCAGCCAAAATCGGAACCACCTTGCTGGAACCGAGCCCGTATGACATTTGCAATAATATTCTTCGCTCGGTCAGTCTGGACTATGGTCTGAATCTGGATCAGAACCAAAATTATATGGACAGCTTCACGTCCCCGTCGGGAGTACATCACCTACACCATCAGCAGCCACACCACTCGGCGTCATCTTCGTCTTCTTCAACAATGATGGCGGGTGGAAGCGATATGAACAACAATAGCCACATTGTGTCAGTTCCCTCCGGGGAAGTAGCTTCCAGCTATGACAAGATTTCCTTGCCACCGATCGATAGTCTGATGAAAACTTCATCGCCGAAATACACCAATCACTACCACATGTTCGATCTCGATCTTATCGGTCATGCGCAGGTATGCGACGATTACGCCCAACTTAGTGCACCTTCGCAAATGCATCATTCTAGTCAGCACCATCAGCACCAGTCACCGTCACATGCACAAATACAGCACCAACAAGCCGTAGAAATGCATCAGCAGCAGATGGTGAATTCATCATTTTCAACCGCCTACCAGACGCTACCAGAGGACACTCTCAGTCCGGCCGATTTGATCAACATTTCACTAGGTGCCAGCGATATGAACATTTCGTTCGACTCATTCAGTGCCAGTAATCTAATCGGTTACGATGGTGGCAGCAGCAGTGGCAGTAATCTGGGTGATTCCGGCATCAGTGTTAGTGGCGGGCAAGCTATGGATAAACTGCATAGTCGCTACTCTTCGTCGACGGATTCGCTGGTTACGTTGAATGATAATTTGGGTATGGTTCCGGCAACACCTGCACCGTCTACATCCGGCGCGCTGGTGGTTGCCCCGGTTGCTGCTGATTCGGAAACGGATAAGAAATATCCCTGTGAAATATGTCTACGAAAGTACATGACCAAATCGAATCTAGACAAGCACATGAGAAAGCACAATATGTTCCTGTGTGTTTTCTGTATGAAG CTTTTCCAACTTGCCGAAGAGTTAAAGGATCATGAGTGTACTGAACGGAAGTCCAAGACGGCTTACTTACACTGTCCCAAATGTTTGAAAGTTCTCTCAAACTCGTGGTCGCTTCAGCGACACATGAAAATACACAAGGACCCAAACGAATCGGTGCTCGGAGTGCCGGAAGAATCCGCCGATAAGCTGCTGGTGGAGCCGAAAGAACCACCAGTCATATTTGATGAAATCGAAACGTGTGCCTTGGACGAACTGAAACCTAGTATCGGAACGCTCGAGGTGACCAACGAACCACTTATGTTGGCTGTCGACGAAACTAGTGATATGATAATGGAGACAGAACAGCCGCTGCAGTCCCAAGAAATGGACATTGAGCAGGAAATCGAGTCCATGCAGCAGTCACAATCGCAGCCACAGCAGCTTTCACCAATGGTTATTCAGTCGTTAACGAGTCTTCCAGCACCGCAAATTCCTATAACAAACACCTGTTCAAGCCAGGAAATGATAACCGACGTTCAGGCAGCTAACGGAAAGCAGCTGTACAAGTGTATTGTTTGTGCTAAACTATTCAAAAACCCCAATGCATTGGAAAAGCATTTGCGAAAAGTTCATACCGTCTACACTGTATCGAATGACTACAAATCGGAGAAAAAAGTCATAACCCAGATAAGTCAGAAGAAAACATCGCCCATCAAACCAGCAATCGCCAAGGCACTTGCCACCAAGCTAACccagaaaaacaagaaaatcgaATCGAATGCCGCCGCCGGTACAAGTGCGGACTTCAATTCCAGCGTGCCAATGGTGCCAGAACAGTCAATTCACGTGCCTCGTCAATACAATAAAAAGAAACATTCAAACAAGACAATAACGTCGTCGTTAGCTCCACCGGGATCGACAATGCAGATAGCGCAGCCGACAGCTTCCACCTTCAGCTCCGGCAGTCCGACAGCGACCGCTGCTAGCAAATCTCACAGCATAATTATAATCTCCAATCTCGAGCTGACCAACAATAACCTTATCGATACTAGTCAACTGTTTTTAAACCAGAACAGTAACGCTCTAGGCAATAAGATAGATCTTAAAGTATTAAATTCGACCGACAAGTTACCAAAGCTGGTACCGATTTCAAACCACGGTTCACATGCGCACCTGTCACACCAGCAACCGTCGGCCAGTACCGGCCTTCTTGCCTCTGCTATTGTCCCAACGGCTTCCCAAGCAATTCCAACCAGCCAGTTCCAGACGGTACCGATCACTACACTGCAGTCGGCAACGTCAAACATGAACGGTTCCACTAGCGGTACACTGCTGGACAGAATAGCATCATCCAGCCAGCATGGTTTAAACACCATCATCGAAACCAGTGGAATCGTTGACGAATCCAGCAGCCAACTTCTCACCGAATCTCCTGTCAACGGTGAACCACACCTCTTGACCCTCTCCCCGATTAAAATCACAAACCACCACGGAAGCAACGAGGGACATCAGGGGGACCGAGTGGCTGAAGCGTCGAACACAAGTTTCCTAAGCCCGGACGAGCTCTCT GCGGACGCTAACGATAGTAACCAGTGCGATGGCGATAGCGAAAGCGCGCAACTAACCCCGACCAGCTATCCGTGCGATGAGTGCGATAAGGTGTTTCCGAAG AACTACCAACTGAAACGCCACATGGAAATTCACGACAGCACGTACTACATGTGCCCGTACTGTGACCGGTCCCCGCTGAAGGCGAAAACGTCGGTCCGCAAACATTTGAACACGATCCATCCGGAGCGGGCCCCTCCGAAGGAAGAGATGAACAAATTCATCTCCACCCTCGTAGTCAAGGacgaaaaaatactacaagaacTGTACGCCAAACACGAGCGTAAGATCCGAAACAAATGCGCCAAACTGCAGGCAAAACAGctccagcaacaacaacaacagcagcaccaacaacaacaacaacaccaaCAGCAGCAAGTGACGTCTGTTCGCGTGATTCAGCAAGAGGCCTCGGTTGAGTTAACCGGCGAATCAGTTGCCCCCGAGGAAATGCTTAACTCCTATCAGAGTGACTCATGTGGAGATGAGCTGGAACAGCACGAATCCCCGATAGAAAACAGCGAACGAAGGTGTAGTGCAAGCAGCAACGGTTGCAATGAGATTAGAAACGATGAAACTAGCGGCCCCTTGAAGCGGAAGCCAATCACCGAAGGACTAGCCGGTGTATCCGCAACCGAAAGGCGGAATAATTCCACCGGGGAAGATGGTAAGAAGATGAGACTCGTCGACGCAAATGGGCACGAACTGCGATACCTTCCAGCGTCAGTTGCTAGTAATAATGGTGCGTTGAAGTACATGAGGAAAAAGTTGATTGGGTTGGGTGagggtagcagcagcagcaacagcaatagTCACGCTCACTCAATGCATCCACCAGGTGGAGGTGGCGGGTCGGGTCAGGGCAATGGTACACATGGTCCTACCACGGCGGATAATCAAATGATATTGGACAATCTGTTTGATAACATTTCGATTGAGAACTACGAGTTCGATGATAATACGTCGATTCAGTCGTACAATTTGATTGAGGAACGATTCAAAACCTCGTTCGATCAAATTCAGGAGAAGCTGGACGCCGAACTGTCGTTCGACGAGGAGCAGCTCAAGTGGCAGAACAATCTGATGGCGAATGATTCGTCTAACGAGATCGGCGACAAACTACTCAACGTCGAAGAGAATATCATGCTTATTTAG
- the LOC129729909 gene encoding uncharacterized protein LOC129729909 isoform X2, producing the protein MSVITRLNSPQFSLLPTLCSFPLVFLIYLFLKPQLLGFLRDLIILKEEWCNYLGEQSKSPWLRVASVMSDLSTNICFDALSVLNGSVQLVENVCSICGASHYTQNCPEFAKGDHIKDKPSLNLSRSSVPNGLLIMDGAGPDGTSCVVTSQKFAKGTRFGPLLAQKSYAPIKNIPFPLVLFATPFYYGNEFDFELQTLFNGRDVYLDTRNENKCNWMIHVSLARFSNEQNLICYQENDEIYYTAIKDIELGDILRVWYSRNYAAKIGTTLLEPSPYDICNNILRSVSLDYGLNLDQNQNYMDSFTSPSGVHHLHHQQPHHSASSSSSSTMMAGGSDMNNNSHIVSVPSGEVASSYDKISLPPIDSLMKTSSPKYTNHYHMFDLDLIGHAQVCDDYAQLSAPSQMHHSSQHHQHQSPSHAQIQHQQAVEMHQQQMVNSSFSTAYQTLPEDTLSPADLINISLGASDMNISFDSFSASNLIGYDGGSSSGSNLGDSGISVSGGQAMDKLHSRYSSSTDSLVTLNDNLGMVPATPAPSTSGALVVAPVAADSETDKKYPCEICLRKYMTKSNLDKHMRKHNMFLCVFCMKLFQLAEELKDHECTERKSKTAYLHCPKCLKVLSNSWSLQRHMKIHKDPNESVLGVPEESADKLLVEPKEPPVIFDEIETCALDELKPSIGTLEVTNEPLMLAVDETSDMIMETEQPLQSQEMDIEQEIESMQQSQSQPQQLSPMVIQSLTSLPAPQIPITNTCSSQEMITDVQAANGKQLYKCIVCAKLFKNPNALEKHLRKVHTVYTVSNDYKSEKKVITQISQKKTSPIKPAIAKALATKLTQKNKKIESNAAAGTSADFNSSVPMVPEQSIHVPRQYNKKKHSNKTITSSLAPPGSTMQIAQPTASTFSSGSPTATAASKSHSIIIISNLELTNNNLIDTSQLFLNQNSNALGNKIDLKVLNSTDKLPKLVPISNHGSHAHLSHQQPSASTGLLASAIVPTASQAIPTSQFQTVPITTLQSATSNMNGSTSGTLLDRIASSSQHGLNTIIETSGIVDESSSQLLTESPVNGEPHLLTLSPIKITNHHGSNEGHQGDRVAEASNTSFLSPDELSNYQLKRHMEIHDSTYYMCPYCDRSPLKAKTSVRKHLNTIHPERAPPKEEMNKFISTLVVKDEKILQELYAKHERKIRNKCAKLQAKQLQQQQQQQHQQQQQHQQQQVTSVRVIQQEASVELTGESVAPEEMLNSYQSDSCGDELEQHESPIENSERRCSASSNGCNEIRNDETSGPLKRKPITEGLAGVSATERRNNSTGEDGKKMRLVDANGHELRYLPASVASNNGALKYMRKKLIGLGEGSSSSNSNSHAHSMHPPGGGGGSGQGNGTHGPTTADNQMILDNLFDNISIENYEFDDNTSIQSYNLIEERFKTSFDQIQEKLDAELSFDEEQLKWQNNLMANDSSNEIGDKLLNVEENIMLI; encoded by the exons ATGAGCGTAATTACTCGATTGAATTCACCACAGTTCAGTCTTTTACCCACTCTCTGCTCTTTTCCTTTAGTctttcttatttatttatttcttaagCCACAGTTGTTGGGTTTTCTGCGCGATTTGATCATACTAAAAGAAGAGTGGTGCAATTATTTAGGCGAACAATCGAAAAGTCCGTGGCTCCGTGTGGCCTCAGTTATGAGTGACTTATCGACTAATATTTGTTTTGATGCATTATCTGTGCTAAATGGCAGTGTTCAATTGGTGGAAAATG TGTGCAGCATTTGTGGAGCCTCGCACTACACCCAGAATTGTCCAGAGTTTGCCAAAGGAGACCAT ATCAAAGATAAGCCTTCGCTTAACCTCTCAAGGTCATCGGTTCCAAATGGGCTGCTGATAATGGACGGGGCTGGCCCCGATGGAACCAGCTGCGTCGTGACGTCACAAAAGTTCGCCAAAGGAACGCGCTTCGGACCGCTGCTAGCGCAAAAATCCTACGCACCGATCAAGAACATCCCCTTTCCGCTGGTGCTTTTCGCGACCCCATTCTACTATGGCAACGAGTTTGACTTTGAGCTGCAGACACTGTTCAACGGGCGGGATGTGTATCTGGACACCCGGAACGAAAACAAGTGCAACTGGATGATCCACGTTAGTCTGGCGCGGTTTTCCAACGAACAGAATCTAATCTGCTATCAG GAAAACGACGAGATATACTATACAGCCATAAAGGACATCGAACTGGGCGACATCCTGCGGGTTTGGTACTCGCGCAACTACGCAGCCAAAATCGGAACCACCTTGCTGGAACCGAGCCCGTATGACATTTGCAATAATATTCTTCGCTCGGTCAGTCTGGACTATGGTCTGAATCTGGATCAGAACCAAAATTATATGGACAGCTTCACGTCCCCGTCGGGAGTACATCACCTACACCATCAGCAGCCACACCACTCGGCGTCATCTTCGTCTTCTTCAACAATGATGGCGGGTGGAAGCGATATGAACAACAATAGCCACATTGTGTCAGTTCCCTCCGGGGAAGTAGCTTCCAGCTATGACAAGATTTCCTTGCCACCGATCGATAGTCTGATGAAAACTTCATCGCCGAAATACACCAATCACTACCACATGTTCGATCTCGATCTTATCGGTCATGCGCAGGTATGCGACGATTACGCCCAACTTAGTGCACCTTCGCAAATGCATCATTCTAGTCAGCACCATCAGCACCAGTCACCGTCACATGCACAAATACAGCACCAACAAGCCGTAGAAATGCATCAGCAGCAGATGGTGAATTCATCATTTTCAACCGCCTACCAGACGCTACCAGAGGACACTCTCAGTCCGGCCGATTTGATCAACATTTCACTAGGTGCCAGCGATATGAACATTTCGTTCGACTCATTCAGTGCCAGTAATCTAATCGGTTACGATGGTGGCAGCAGCAGTGGCAGTAATCTGGGTGATTCCGGCATCAGTGTTAGTGGCGGGCAAGCTATGGATAAACTGCATAGTCGCTACTCTTCGTCGACGGATTCGCTGGTTACGTTGAATGATAATTTGGGTATGGTTCCGGCAACACCTGCACCGTCTACATCCGGCGCGCTGGTGGTTGCCCCGGTTGCTGCTGATTCGGAAACGGATAAGAAATATCCCTGTGAAATATGTCTACGAAAGTACATGACCAAATCGAATCTAGACAAGCACATGAGAAAGCACAATATGTTCCTGTGTGTTTTCTGTATGAAG CTTTTCCAACTTGCCGAAGAGTTAAAGGATCATGAGTGTACTGAACGGAAGTCCAAGACGGCTTACTTACACTGTCCCAAATGTTTGAAAGTTCTCTCAAACTCGTGGTCGCTTCAGCGACACATGAAAATACACAAGGACCCAAACGAATCGGTGCTCGGAGTGCCGGAAGAATCCGCCGATAAGCTGCTGGTGGAGCCGAAAGAACCACCAGTCATATTTGATGAAATCGAAACGTGTGCCTTGGACGAACTGAAACCTAGTATCGGAACGCTCGAGGTGACCAACGAACCACTTATGTTGGCTGTCGACGAAACTAGTGATATGATAATGGAGACAGAACAGCCGCTGCAGTCCCAAGAAATGGACATTGAGCAGGAAATCGAGTCCATGCAGCAGTCACAATCGCAGCCACAGCAGCTTTCACCAATGGTTATTCAGTCGTTAACGAGTCTTCCAGCACCGCAAATTCCTATAACAAACACCTGTTCAAGCCAGGAAATGATAACCGACGTTCAGGCAGCTAACGGAAAGCAGCTGTACAAGTGTATTGTTTGTGCTAAACTATTCAAAAACCCCAATGCATTGGAAAAGCATTTGCGAAAAGTTCATACCGTCTACACTGTATCGAATGACTACAAATCGGAGAAAAAAGTCATAACCCAGATAAGTCAGAAGAAAACATCGCCCATCAAACCAGCAATCGCCAAGGCACTTGCCACCAAGCTAACccagaaaaacaagaaaatcgaATCGAATGCCGCCGCCGGTACAAGTGCGGACTTCAATTCCAGCGTGCCAATGGTGCCAGAACAGTCAATTCACGTGCCTCGTCAATACAATAAAAAGAAACATTCAAACAAGACAATAACGTCGTCGTTAGCTCCACCGGGATCGACAATGCAGATAGCGCAGCCGACAGCTTCCACCTTCAGCTCCGGCAGTCCGACAGCGACCGCTGCTAGCAAATCTCACAGCATAATTATAATCTCCAATCTCGAGCTGACCAACAATAACCTTATCGATACTAGTCAACTGTTTTTAAACCAGAACAGTAACGCTCTAGGCAATAAGATAGATCTTAAAGTATTAAATTCGACCGACAAGTTACCAAAGCTGGTACCGATTTCAAACCACGGTTCACATGCGCACCTGTCACACCAGCAACCGTCGGCCAGTACCGGCCTTCTTGCCTCTGCTATTGTCCCAACGGCTTCCCAAGCAATTCCAACCAGCCAGTTCCAGACGGTACCGATCACTACACTGCAGTCGGCAACGTCAAACATGAACGGTTCCACTAGCGGTACACTGCTGGACAGAATAGCATCATCCAGCCAGCATGGTTTAAACACCATCATCGAAACCAGTGGAATCGTTGACGAATCCAGCAGCCAACTTCTCACCGAATCTCCTGTCAACGGTGAACCACACCTCTTGACCCTCTCCCCGATTAAAATCACAAACCACCACGGAAGCAACGAGGGACATCAGGGGGACCGAGTGGCTGAAGCGTCGAACACAAGTTTCCTAAGCCCGGACGAGCTCTCT AACTACCAACTGAAACGCCACATGGAAATTCACGACAGCACGTACTACATGTGCCCGTACTGTGACCGGTCCCCGCTGAAGGCGAAAACGTCGGTCCGCAAACATTTGAACACGATCCATCCGGAGCGGGCCCCTCCGAAGGAAGAGATGAACAAATTCATCTCCACCCTCGTAGTCAAGGacgaaaaaatactacaagaacTGTACGCCAAACACGAGCGTAAGATCCGAAACAAATGCGCCAAACTGCAGGCAAAACAGctccagcaacaacaacaacagcagcaccaacaacaacaacaacaccaaCAGCAGCAAGTGACGTCTGTTCGCGTGATTCAGCAAGAGGCCTCGGTTGAGTTAACCGGCGAATCAGTTGCCCCCGAGGAAATGCTTAACTCCTATCAGAGTGACTCATGTGGAGATGAGCTGGAACAGCACGAATCCCCGATAGAAAACAGCGAACGAAGGTGTAGTGCAAGCAGCAACGGTTGCAATGAGATTAGAAACGATGAAACTAGCGGCCCCTTGAAGCGGAAGCCAATCACCGAAGGACTAGCCGGTGTATCCGCAACCGAAAGGCGGAATAATTCCACCGGGGAAGATGGTAAGAAGATGAGACTCGTCGACGCAAATGGGCACGAACTGCGATACCTTCCAGCGTCAGTTGCTAGTAATAATGGTGCGTTGAAGTACATGAGGAAAAAGTTGATTGGGTTGGGTGagggtagcagcagcagcaacagcaatagTCACGCTCACTCAATGCATCCACCAGGTGGAGGTGGCGGGTCGGGTCAGGGCAATGGTACACATGGTCCTACCACGGCGGATAATCAAATGATATTGGACAATCTGTTTGATAACATTTCGATTGAGAACTACGAGTTCGATGATAATACGTCGATTCAGTCGTACAATTTGATTGAGGAACGATTCAAAACCTCGTTCGATCAAATTCAGGAGAAGCTGGACGCCGAACTGTCGTTCGACGAGGAGCAGCTCAAGTGGCAGAACAATCTGATGGCGAATGATTCGTCTAACGAGATCGGCGACAAACTACTCAACGTCGAAGAGAATATCATGCTTATTTAG